In Opitutaceae bacterium TAV5, one genomic interval encodes:
- a CDS encoding phosphoadenosine phosphosulfate reductase has translation MTEQREGIVSTVWLDGFAPATLDEREATALALLREWEPDEGYYLAFSGGKDSIVVKHLLKLAGVRFDAHYNQTTIDPPELVRYIRQHHPDVGWNLPKYGNMMHRVATAAKVPPTRLMRWCCGEYKERSGEGRVRVFGVRKAESASRARRWNEVADYNGQLVICPIVHWSDDEVWAFIRKHALPYCSLYDEGWTRLGCVGCPLATPVMQAKEFARWPAFERNWKRAIVANWERWKDIPREDGKPRYHARFKSGEDFWQWWRTQRAPDYFHEDCQGGLLWTNQPGDEDSPANTTTSQPAPEKS, from the coding sequence ATGACTGAGCAACGCGAAGGCATTGTTTCGACCGTTTGGTTGGACGGGTTTGCACCGGCGACGCTGGATGAGCGTGAGGCAACCGCGCTCGCCCTGCTCCGTGAGTGGGAGCCGGACGAAGGCTATTACCTCGCATTCTCTGGCGGCAAAGACTCCATCGTCGTCAAACACCTGCTCAAGCTCGCGGGCGTGCGTTTCGATGCTCACTACAACCAGACCACGATAGATCCGCCCGAGTTGGTCCGTTACATCCGGCAACATCACCCTGATGTCGGATGGAACTTGCCCAAATACGGCAACATGATGCACCGCGTCGCCACCGCCGCCAAAGTGCCGCCAACTCGGCTCATGCGGTGGTGTTGTGGCGAATACAAAGAGCGGAGCGGTGAAGGTCGCGTGCGTGTGTTTGGAGTGCGCAAGGCAGAAAGCGCGAGCCGGGCGCGGCGGTGGAACGAAGTGGCTGACTACAATGGGCAACTCGTCATCTGCCCAATCGTGCATTGGTCCGACGACGAGGTATGGGCATTCATCCGCAAACATGCGTTGCCGTATTGCTCCCTCTATGATGAGGGATGGACGCGCTTGGGCTGCGTAGGTTGCCCATTGGCAACGCCAGTAATGCAGGCCAAAGAGTTTGCTCGATGGCCCGCGTTTGAACGGAATTGGAAGCGTGCCATCGTGGCGAATTGGGAACGGTGGAAAGACATTCCGCGCGAAGACGGAAAACCACGGTATCATGCCCGCTTCAAGAGCGGAGAGGACTTCTGGCAATGGTGGCGCACGCAACGCGCACCAGACTACTTCCACGAGGACTGCCAAGGCGGTCTCTTGTGGACCAATCAACCCGGAGACGAGGACTCTCCGGCCAACACCACGACGAGCCAGCCGGCTCCTGAAAAATCATGA